The DNA sequence GAAAGGTTATTCGTCTTATCACATCGATGATCCTCTGACCGATGGCGGAGCCGGGGGATGGAAGCGCTTCCTCTCTGTATTCCGCGGTGACGTTGATCTGTCCGTCTCCGGATTTGGAAATGGCAATTTGTTTTGCATTCATATTGATACCGTAAAGGGCGGCCAGGGCCAGCCATTTCAGTGCCGCTTCCTGTTCGTCCTTCTCTTTTTCCAACTCATACATCTCCTTCATCGGATCGGTGGTGGCAAAACAATCAATCAGTTCCTGAGTCTTTCGGTGCAATGATTCTTTGTCTTTCATAAGCCTACTCCTTTCTTTACCAAGATCTTCTTACCTTCGAGTCCCGGAAGACCTGCCATTTTTGCGCTTCGATAATGATTTTTCAGAGCACTCTGTTTGATTTTCATCTATGTATCCGGAAATAGTTGGAATGGCCATACCTTAAATCCTGTATATTCTCCTTCGCAAGAATTTATTCTTTTTCCCGTACCCATTTCCGGTCAGGACTGTTTCCAAACCATATTGCTGCTGAAATGAAGCATCTGCTCAAGGCAAGAGAGCCTCCGGATGGCCACAGCTTGTTTACCGGGGACGCAGGTGTCCTCTGAATCGAAAGCCATACTGTTTTTAACGTTATGGCGGAAAATCCTTCTCTTGCACGCACGAGATCTTTTCTCTTAAGGATACACCCTCACGACAGAGCGAATACGTTATGGACCTGATTGTCTTATGATTCTGTATGGGCCAGCATTGAACTTAAGGATTTTCCTCCAGGGGACATCGCTTCCGGTGTTCATCGAGGGAGTTCCCCATAGAATCCGTATATTTTAAGCTATCGACACATGACTTTTTTGGAAAGGAGCTGTTTATGAAAATCTATATTATGCTCTCCCGATTGGCCCCGGGATCATTGGAGTCTCCCAACACACTTGAAGATCTGGAAAAAAAGGTCATGGAACGCATCCGTAGTGCATGCCCCCAAGTGGAATGGATCCATAACTTCGCCGTCTTAGGACCTTACGATTACCTGGATATATTTCGCGCACCGGATACAGAAACCGCTTTCAAGGTATCCACGCTGGTTCGCACCCTCGGGCATGCCCGTACTGAAATATGGGAAGCCACAGAGTGGACCAAGTTTAAGGATTTAATACGGAAATTGCCGGGCAAACAGTAGCCGACATCTTATACTCAGAAAGCCGGCTCATTGCTATGGAAAGAAGTTGAGCCGCCACAGTGAGTGGAATAAGGGACTTCAAGAACATTCCAAAGGAGAGAAGTGAAATGGCAAAGCTTATTTATCATGCAGACGACGGTCGGGAATTTCATATCGCTACTGAAGATTTCATTTATCTCAAGACTCGGAAAGGCGTGGAAAGGAACTGGGAGTGGCAATACATCACCTCTATTCATGGGGAGATAAACAAAATTTTTGAACAAGCCGAAGGGATGTACGACAGGATCAACACCCTGCTGCCGAAAGATATCCCGATGGGGGCACTCAAATAGGCGCTCTTCATGACCGGCCTTATCCGGCGCAGGAAGTTATCGGAAAAATCTATTGAAATGGAAAGGCTGTCAACCATCAGAATTCCGCGAGAATGACACAAATACCAGGGAGTGTTCAACAGCAGAAAAGCGCTGTTGATGAACATCTGATGAAATGGAAACCCGCTTCGGAGGAATTCGGTTGCAGGATGAACCCCGGTTTCTGCCGGAAGCATCATGAGAAAGGATCGAAATATGAAGGAACGACAAGGCCTGATTACTTTTCAAAATAGTCCGCTGACGTTAATCGGCGAGCCTGTGGTCACAGGAATGCCGGCACCCAATGTGACACTGGTTACCAATGATCTTGAGACAACCACGTTGGATAAAGACAGGGGTAAAGTGCTTATTGTGGCTACCGTGCCCTCACTGGATACCTCGGTTTGTTCCGAGGAGACAAAACGTTTCAACAGGGAAGCGGAGTCCCTCCCCGGAAATGTCAAACTGGTGGTCGTCAGCATGGATCTTCCTTTTGCACAACAACGCTGGGCCAAAGAGTACAATGCCACAAACATAACCTTATTGTCCGACCATAAAGAGGCCTCCCTCGGACAGGGATTCGGCGTCCTGATCAAGGAGCTCAGACTGCTTGCCAGAGCGGTCTTCGTCATAGATGCTTCGGGAAAGATTACCTATGTGGAGTTGGTCAAGGAAATGACCGATCTGCCCGATTACGAAGCGGCGCTCAGCGCAGCCCGGAAGAGCGTCTGACGTGCGCAACTTGTTTGCACGTACTGTGGGTCTTTCGGATTGAACAGAAGACGGACAGCAGGAGGAAAACTGCAAATGGTTGAAAACGATCAAAACATTACGCAACAGGGGATGCACGAACAGGAGGAGAGGGGGATTAAGCAGACACTCTCGATGATAAAGCACAAAATTGTGGTGATGAGCGGTAAAGGGGGTGTGGGCAAAAGCAGCGTGGCCGCTTATCTGTCCGTTGCTCTGGCCAAAAAAGGCTACAAAGTGGGATTGTTGGACGTAGACCTTCACGGCCCCAGTATCCCTCGTTTGCTGGGATTAAAAACCGGCATATTGGCCGGTTCGGAGGCGGATAGAGTACCGGCGGTCCAGTATCTATCGAATATGTGGGTGGTATCCATTGAATCATTGATGGGTGAAAACAGAGATATTGCCACTATCTGGAGGGGACCGATGAAGATCGGGATCATTCGACAGTTTATCGGCGAAATTGACTGGCAGAACCTGGATTATATGATCATCGACTCACCGCCCGGTACGGGAGATGAGCCGCTAACCGTGGCCCAGACGGTTCCGGATGCCAAAGCGATCATTGTGACGACACCCCAGGAGATTTCCCTGGCGGATATCAGGAAGTCGATAGATTTCTGCCGCCAGGTAAACATGGAAATATTGGGTGTTGTAGAAAACATGAGTGGTCTTATCTGTCCACATTGCGGAAAGATGATAGAGCTTTTTAAGACGAAGGGGGGAAGTCAGATTGCGGAAAATGAAAATCTCACACTTCTTGGGACACTGCCGCTGGAACCCGAGGTCATCACCCAGGCGGATATCGGTGGGGTGGAGTTTCTGAATGACCGGGATCTGGCTTTTACCCGTGCCTTCGATAAGCTGGTGAATGCGGTGGTGAACCGCGCTGAAAGAAGCACCTGAAACCCAGGATATCCTTAATGCGGTCCCTGTCGAGCCTGACATCCGATATCCTCATCGAAAGCCATACAATTGATCCTGTTTGAGTTTGGAGATCGGCTCCTTATTATGACGGGAAAACCCATAACCTCACAAAACAAAGGAGAAAGGTCCATGAGCGAAGTAAAAAATGTCGGAGAAATTTACAAATGTGACATCTGCGGCAACGTGGTTGAGGTAAAAGAAGCAGGCGGAGGCGAACTCGTCTGTTGCGGCGAACCCATGAAGTTAGTGACATAACATGTCAGAGAAGGATCCCGTATCCCCTGGATACGGGATAGCTATGAACATATGATTTTCAAAGGAGAGAAATTGGCCCATGAAAGATGAAGTTGAGAGTGTCTTGAATGAAATTAGACCGTCACTCCAGGCGGACGGCGGTGACGTAAAACTGGTGGATATTGAAAACAATATCGTTAAGGTCAGACTGACCGGCGCATGCGCCGGTTGTCCCATGTCCGAAATGACCCTGAAAAATGTCGTTGAACAGCACCTGAAGATGAGAATGCCGGAGATCTCAAGGGTCGAAGCCGTATAACGATGAGATGGGGGTCCTTGTCTGGTGGGTCAAAAGATGTGTCTGGTGGGTCAAAAGATGACTATGGCCCCTGCCTCTGATAGATCTGTAAACCTCTGATTCATGTGATTCATTCATTGGACATGGTCACAGGACCGGTGAGAAGTCAATGATTCTGGAGCGATTAAAAGAAAAAGCGGTTTTGGGAGACGGAGGAGCCGTGTTCGAACTGGAGCGCCGCGGCTATATGAGTGCGGGTCCATTCGTTCCGGAAGTCGCGATTCAACATCCGGAAGCCCTGCGGCAACTTCAAGTGGACTTTGCCCGGGCAGGGGCTCAGGTCCTTCAGGCGTTGACCTATTACGCGCACGAAGAAAAACTGAGGCAACTGGACATGGCATGGGCATTGGAGGATATCAATGTTGCCGCCGTTACCATAGCCAGGGAGGTTGCGGATGCTTACGGCTGCCTGGTGGCCGGCAACCTATCCAATACTTGGGTTTACGATCCAAGGGATCCTTCCTCCCATAGAAAAACCCGGGAGCAGTTCGACCGGCAACTTTTATATCAATTGCCCCATGGGGTTGATTTTGTCATTGCCGAAACACTGGAATACTTAGGGGAGGCCAAGATTGCATTGGAAGCGATTAAAGCGACGGGAAAACCGAGCATGATAACCCTTGGCTTCAAATCGACCGATCGAACATTGGAGGGCGTTTTACTGGAGGAGGCCTTCAAGGAACTTGAAGATGCCGGTGCCGATATCCTTGGTACCAATTGCTTTCGCGATCCCCCGAGGATGATGCCCCTTGCCAAACGAATACGGGAAACCGTCTCCTGTTTTGTGGCTACCCAGCCCGTGGCCTATAGATGCACGGATGAAAGGCCGTTTTTTCAAATTCAAGAAATTGAAGGCCGCCCGGCGTTCCCATTAGAGCTGGACCCGTTTGTCCTGACCCGGTTCGAAATGGCTGAGTACGCCCTGGAAGCCCAACGGTCGGCCATCAATTACATAGGCGGTTGTTGCGGGACCGCTCCCCACCACCTTCGGGCAATGGCTGAGGCATTGGGCAGGGCCGTGCCCAACAGCAGGTATTCTCCCAGGATGAAACTTCATCCGGACAACATTCTGAAGCAAACGGGAGGTGTTCAAAATGCATCAGGAGACGCTCAGTAAAGCGGTGGAATTGGCCAATCGGTTGGGCCATGTATTTGTAGCCACGGCAGACGCAGAAGGGTTGCCTCATGTGGCTGCTGCGGGAAGTCTTGAACTGATATCTCCGGATCAGGTTTCTGTCTCCTCATGGTTCTGCCCGACTACCACTGACAATATTGAAAGGAACCCCCGGATCGCCCTTGTCATTTGGGATAGAGAAAACGATGTTGGGTATCAACTCCTGGGGAAGACATCCCTTCCCAGGGATACGGCCATAATGGATGGTTTTTCTCCGGAACTTGAGCAGAAGGGGGCCATACCTCAAGTCGAATGGCGGCTGCTTGTCCACGTGAACAACATCATCGCCTTCTCACATGCGCCCCATAGTGACAAAGAGGAGTGATCCGGTTGCATCCCACCTGCCTGTCTGACGGATATTTACCAATTCGGCGGACAAAAATTCATTGAGAACAAATTCCCGGGTTGATGCCCAAGGCAGCCTTCAGAAAACACCCGGAACAATTTCACCGCACTCCGGGCACCGAGAATTCCTTATCCTGTTTTCCAAGGTAACAAAGCCGCTGCGATGGATCAGGGTGTGCCGGCAATGGGGGCAGGCGGTATCCTTCTCCTCACCGGGAAGGTTGCCGATGTATATGAAATGCAATCCAGCCTCTTTTCCCATGGTGTAGGCTTTCCTGAGGGTTTCAGCCGGGGTGGGATAGGCATCATTATATTGATATCCCGGATGAAACCGGCTGATGTGCCATGGGATATCGATGGATACGCCTGCAATGAACCTGGCGATGTTCCGCAATTCCTCATCACTGTCATTTTGTTCGGGGATGATAAGGGTGGTAACCTCTACCCATATGCCCAGCGCTTTCATTGTACGAATAGAATCGAGAACCGGCTTGAGCCGGCCTTGGCAGACGCTCTTATAGAATTCATTATTGAAGGACTTGAGATCGACGTTACAGGCATCCAGATGGTCGGAAACGGTCTCTAATGCCTGTTTGGTCATGAATCCGTTGGTTACGAAGACATTGGCAAGACCCGCTTCTTTGGCAAGCCTTGCTGTATCATATGCATATTCAAAAAATATAGTGGGCTCGGTGTAGGTATAGGCGATACTTTTACACCCCGCTTTTTGGGCCTCTGCAACGATCTGCTTTGGGGAAAAGGACCGACCGGGAAGCTCTGAAACACCTTCCTCTTCAATCTGAGAGATTTGCCAGTTCTGGCAGAACCCGCAATGAAAATTGCATCCCATAGTGGCTATGGAAAAGCTCAGGGAACCGGGTAAAAAATGATAAAGGGGCTTTTTCTCAATGGGATCGCTGTTCGCGGCCACCACTTTTCCATAGGCCAGCGTATTCAGTTTGCCGCCGATATTCTTTCTGACTTTACAAAAGCCCGTGTCTCCATCCTTAATGCGGCAATGATGGTTACATAAAAAGCAGTGTACATCATTATTCTCCAGAGTTTCGTAAAGCATGGCCTCTTTGCACATAGTCTTTTTCTCCCTTTAACCCATTCGGCGAGCAGCCATACCTGGCCCGTCGGATAGAAACCACTTTTCCTGGCATGATGGAAGCTTTTGGCCCCGCACACAATGGGGTATATCCTGTATTTGGGCTTGCCCAATGGGAACGGTTGATGCGGAGAATCCGTCCATGCCCGCAAAGCCGCAACCCTTTGGCCGAAGAAGCGGCAATCCAATAGACGGATAGGCTGAAGGATGAGGGATACCATCTCATTTTAGACATGATCAGGCCGGCAATGGTGGAGCGATATCGGTCGCTGGTGTCAAACCGCCGCCTCCGTACATAATTTTCATTCCAGAAATAGAGTCTTCACCTGATGGCTTTTGGCCTCTATAGAGGGTCAAATAGTCACAGACCGTTGCACCCGATGGACAGACGACGGATAACATTCTGGCAGCAGGTGGCTGAGAAACTTTTCTTGACTCATGAAAGGAGTGAACGGAAATGGCAACAAACCATGTCGAAGCCCAAATCGATGAAAAAAGGTTGGTCTCATATCTGGAGATGGGAATATCGGCCGAGGATATCTGCAATGAACTCGGTGTTAAAATGACCTCTCTTCAAAAAGCGGTCAATGAAGTTTGTTCAAGGAATCCTGATTTAAAAAAGCCCGATGGCTTGATTTCCAAATCCGGCGGGGGTGAATAACGCCTGGTCGAGGGGTCATGACAACCGGGCTAACATGAAACCACTTGCCGTTGCCGAGTCGCTTCCGGGATATTTCGAAAATCACGGCTTGGGCTTCTATGAAGCCTCCCTCCCTGCAACAAGCCACGCTGGATTTTCAGTATGTTCCAGAAGTTCCGGTACGGATAGATCAAGGGCAGCTCCATGATTAAGTCATTTGCCTTTTCAGCGGGGTTGATGCTTTCCCCGGAGGTCTTGATCATTGTGGGCCACCTGGCAGGCCGGATGCCTACGGTTTTTTTGTTGTTGCTGGGCGCAGGGGCCTTGTGTCATACCCTCACGTCAAGCGTGTATAGCAGAGTGGTCCACTCCCAATTTGGAAGATTTTCCGGCGAGGCTGAATTCATTCGCCATGCCCTGGGTCCAAGACATGCGCTCGTCTTTTCACTCTTCCCGCGACTGTTGATGTTTTTTTGTCTGGCCACCTCTGTCTTGGCCACGGCCGGTTATGCATTGAATGAAGTATTTGTGTATTGGTTTCCTAACCTTGGCTTCTCATTCTGCCTGATAGGCCTTATCCTGGCATTGAATCTTGCTGGGGAACGTGCTGTAAACCTGGGCCAGGTCCTCTTTGTGTCTGTTTCGATTCTTGGACTCTTGGTCCTGGTCATCGTGGGTTTCGCAAGGCTCGATTCGTTCGGAAGCGCGGCACCCCTCGTTGCTTCTCCGGGTCATGAGGTATTGGATCACCTGTTTTGGCCGCTGGCCGTCTTCGTAGGTTTCGAGCTTTCCCTGTTTTCATGGACGGGTCGAAATCCGGGCCTTTTCCCTGTACGCGCAATGGTTTCGGCCATACTGGGGATAGGATCTCTCCTGGCGCTGTGGGGGCTGGTGTCCCTGGCCCACGTTTCATCGGAGAGACTTACCGAATCGACCTTGCCCCACGCGCTTGCGGCCCGCGTCATCATGGGGCAGTGGGGAAGAATAATAATGGGAGTTGCTGTCATTTCATCAGCATGCGGCGCCGTCAATGTACTCCTCGCATCTGTTTCAAGGCTTATGTCGACAATGGCCCAGGACGGACTCATTCCAAAGGTTCTGGTTCAAATCCGGGGTTTCCGGCTTGTCCCGCCGCTCTTGCTCGGTGGCGGCGTTTTCGCCATGTTAGGGGCTGGAATGGCAGGGAAACCGATTCTTTCTGATTTTACCCTGGCCGCCACCTGGTTCTGGCTTGCGTCCTATGGGGCAATGCACTTATCGTTCCAGTTGAAAAGGGGGTTTATGCCCGGAGAGTGGCGGGTCTTCCGGCAACGGATCATGGGCCTCCTGTCATTTGGCGCTCTCCTGTTTATCTGCTTCGCTCTGGTGGCGTTCTTTTTCTCTCTAAATAGACCGGATGCGTTCAAATTGGTCGAGATCTTGATTGCAGTTCTGGCATTTTCGGTTGCAGGCTCCGCGGTTCTCTTGCGGTTGGGCCGTGAGGGTGCCAGATCCTTTTAACATTGGACAGTGCATGTCTTTGTGTCTTATGTCTTAGTACGTTGTGAGCCCCGCCTATGTCCTGGCGGGATTGGTTGCGGCCCATAGCCGCCATGGAAAGGTGAAAAGGAGGGATACGTTATGAAGAAAAGGATATTACGGTTTACTGCTTTGACGATTTCGTGGGCGATGATCGTAAGCGGAAGCTTCTCCTTTGCGGACGACGTAAAACGAATCTCAAAAGAAGCGCTCAAAGCCATGCTGGGCAAACCGGAGCTTATTCTATTGGATGTGCGAATCGGCAAAGACTGGAATGCCAGCGAGCATAAGGTTCAAGGGGCCTTGAGGGAGGACCCGCAAAGTGTGGACGCATGGGCAGACAAATACGACAAAGAAAAAACCGTAGTTATCTATTGCGCCTGACCCGGTGAAGTAACAAGTGCCCGTGTGGCGCAACAATTGATGGAAAAGGGGTTCAAGAACGTCTACATATTGAAGGGGGGGTGGCACGAGTGGTTCAGGGCCCGGTTCCCGACCGAGTTTAAGTAGGTCTGTCGAATAATCGGTTCTTTCTTTTCATGGTTGCCCGGGAAAGAAACAGGATGATGTGAAAAGCGCCAGAACCGGTCGGATCGGTTCCTGGCGTCGTGAAATGGTGTAATCGGTTCGTTTTTCCCAGCTGAAATGAAAGGGCAGGGCCAGGGAGGTCCTGCCTTTTCCATTGTGTCCGCCGCCCTATTTCTTTGTCATGTCTTGGTTGCAACATTTGAGGGGAACCGTGCAGTCCTCTCCGGCTTCAGTCCCGCAGGTGCACGGATTTACCACCTCGAGTTGCAGACCACATGAATTACAGACAAAAACATCGCCTTTTTTCATCTCTGCACAATTTGCCATCTGATTACCTCCTTTCCTCCCCTGGTTTTCGCTTGGATTGTTTTTACCCGATATTATATTCGAAGACCTTTCCGCTATCCATACTTGGAATCCTGTATTCATCCTGAAAAAGCAGCGTATGTCGCGTCCATTAGACCGAGGGTGTTGAGGCGGTGATAATACCGTGTCCAAACATCGAAAATTGCAACGGATGCCCCAGGTTCTCGCGTCAGGCCTGTTCCTTCTTCCAGATGGTTATCACGCCGTCCGATCCGAAAATACTTTGGACCAGCTCCCAGCCTCCCGATCCTCTTTGGTTGAGCAGATCTTCAAATGCCTTCATCTGTTCGGAAGGGAGTTGGTCCAACTTACATTCTCCCTGGTCCGTTCAAAAATAGACCAATCGAAGGAACTGTTCCGAAGGATACTTTTTCACCTCATACACAAATTGTTTGCTCATCGCGACCTCCTTTCGGTTCTTCTCCAAGTCTCATTTTCAGCCCCTCACAGGGTCTTGAGATAGGAGATGATCTGGTCTCGCTCGTCATCAGTGAGCCGGTTGGCAAAAGAGGGCATCTTCTCATACGGATCCCTGAGCTGTTGCCGGACGTTCTCCTCGGTCACAGGGCGACCGCTGGCCGGAAGTGTCTTCCTGCCGAACAGTCCCTTTAATCCCGGGCCTATCTTGGCCTCAGCAGATCCTGTGACATGACACTGGACACACCCCTTGTCCCTGAACAGTGATGCGCCCTCTGTTCCCGCCTGTGACGGCTTGTCCGGATGCGAAATGACGGTGTTCCTCAGGATCCCGAAGGTGACTGCGACAACCACCAAAATACCCGCCACTGCCATGGTCGTGCGATGCAGGATGCGCTTTCGCATGGTTTCCCCCTCAATCCAAAAATGAAAAGATTTCCTGCCGGATCCGCCTCTCCGGGATCCCCATGTCGTTAAGGATCGTGATGAGTTTACGGGCCATTTCGATCGGGCCGCAGATATAAAAGATTTTCCCCGCCGGATTCTCCCCGCAGTATTTCTCGATCCGTTCCCGGTCTATATACCCGGTCTCGCCCGACCAATCCTCCCCGGGCCGGCTGAGCACATGGACCAGGGTTAACTTGGGCCGATTTGCCTCCGCTATCCGTTCGAGCGCTTCACGGAAGACAATCTGATCTTCGTTCCGGTTGCCGTACAGGAGTACCACGGATCGGGTGTCTCCTGTGTCCCGCATGTGTCGGAGCATGGCCATTAAGGGCGTGATCCCGATGCCCCCGGCCAGGAAGACCAAGTCGCGTTCCCCGGGATGGAGCGCATAAGAAAAGCGACCGAAAGGCCCGTGGACCGCGGCAGTATCGCCCGGTTTGGTCTGCCCTATGGTCGAAGTAAAATCTCCCAGCGCCTTGATGGTCGAGCTGATGAAATCCTTCTGGGCCGGACTGGAGGAGATGGTCCAGTGATGTTCCTCGACCGGAAGCTTGGGGTCCCTGAAAAAGGTCAGGAAATGGAACTGTCCCGGGAGATAATCATATATGGGTTGCCCCTTCGGCGGGACCAGCTTCACCGTCCAGACGTCTTCGGTCTCCTGCCGGACCTCTTCAACACGGTACGGGCGCCGTCGCAGCCGTCCCGGTCGGACAAAACGATGGTGGACGAACGTAACGGCAGCCAGGAGGAACATGGCCATCCAGAGAATTTGCATGGAAAGAAGTCCCAGATCGTCTCCGGCAAACCAGGGATGAACAAATATAAAAACCAGAATGATCAGCGACAGGAAATCGTGCCCTGATCGCCATTTTTCAAAGGTCAGACCGATCCGGCCCTGATAAACACTGACCAGGACGTTCAGGACCACCAGCACCAGGACGGTCTTGCCGGCCAGGATATACCACGGGAGATCCAGGCTGATGAGGAGCTTCCAGCTATTGTGGCCCAGGGCCAGAAGAATGGGGTGCATGATCAAGAGACAAGCTGCTGTCAATGCCATATACTTGTGATACCGGATGAGGATATCAAGCCCGAAGGCGCGTTCGATCCATTTGATTCGAGCGGCGAGCAGGAACTGCACAATCAGGATCATGAATCCGATAAGGGCGAAATTGCGTCCCACATCGATCAATATCCCTTCTCCTCCCTCCCCCAGCCACATTGCCAGCCAGACCGGAAGGGTTACGAACACGACATAGAGAACGACTCTAACCAATCCTCCCCACATGGCTTCTCCCTTTAAAGACTTCCCGTTGGTAATGACAATGAACCGGCCTTCCCATACTCCATTACTCGATAAGGGAGATTTGCGGTTCCCGGAGCGGCTCGGCCAGAAGGGCAATCCCCACCAGGGTGATAAGGATTACCGGCAGGATGGACAATGTATTTTCCTGGAAAACAGAGGGCACCATGAGCACTGCGAACACCAGCGAAGCGATTCCCAGAATCCATCGACTGAACACCTTGATGGTGAGCCCCGTGAGAACAGCGCCCGTGCCTCCGGCCAAGGCCAAAATCATGATGGGGTATCGGGTAGTTGCAGAGATGCCCGCTTCTCCTATGCGAAACGGGCCCTGACCGGCTTCAAAACCACTCCAGAGGGTCGCCGCGATTCCCAATATCCCGGCGAAGATAAAAAGTGTTGACATGCTTTTTTCTTTCATTTCATTACCTCCGTATGCGATGCGTTATTTCTTGAAGCTTGACAAGACCATATGTCAACCGGGCAATGAAGAAAATGGGGTGTAGACCTGATTTCACCCTGGGCCAAGCCCTATAGCCCCGGCCGCTGCTTCCCCGGAAACCCATGACAGTCCATGCAGTGAAATTCCGGCCAAGTGATTTGGAAGTCGCGTCCTATTTGGTATCGCTTTTGTTATGAGTCTGCAGGCGTCCCAATTGGGGAAAGAGAAAGGAGATCTTTTTAGACGGGTTCATGAAAAAATCACCCGTGCAGCCGGATTCATCAGGGGATGGGTTTCATCCAGTGCACCCTGGAAGGGGAAGGGGGCTCGCCGGACAGTTTCAGCAAGAGTTAGGCGTGGCACGCGGCATATCTGGACGCATACCCGGGTGGTTCGGATCTGAACAGGGACTTCATGGAGCGTAAAAACGGCCGCCGATGGCTATCAAGCTGTGGGCGGCCGTTCATTCTTAAAGCATTAGAGCTGTCGCATGAAGGCTACCAGCGCCTCCTTCTCTTCTTCGTTCAGGTTCAATTGAGTGACCAGATTAAAAAATTCCACAGTGTCCTCAAGGGTCAACAACCGGCCGTCATGCATATAGGGAGGAGAGTCCTTGATGCCCCGCAGGGTAAAGCTCTTAATGGGCCCCACAGGGGTGATCCATTTTCCGTTGCTCATTCTCGGCTCATAGAAACGTCCCACCTTCAAGTCATGCATCTTGTCATCGGTATAAAACGGTGCGGGATGGCAGACACTGCACTTTCCTTTTCCGAAGAAGACTTCCTGGCCCAGCATTTCCTGCTGGGTGGCCTTATCCGGGTCCAGCTTGCCAAAGACATTGAGCTTCGGCGTCGGGGGGAAATCGAACAAATTCTGCATTTGCGCCATCATGACCACCTGACTGGCCCGGTCGGGCAGATTCACGCCCTTCTTTGCGGCAATCACGTGATCTCCGTCAAAATAGGCGGTCCGCTGTTCAAACTCCGTAAAGTCCTCGATGGATCGCAGGGACCGTTTGGAGCCATGAATCTGCTGGTTGAACATACCCCGCAGGCTCACCGTATCCAACCGGAACCGGGCCACCTGGGGCCGGGTATCCGGATTCAAATGGAAGGCTGCATTGGTATGGCCGTTGGTATGACAATCAAGACAGGCAACACCCAGGCTGGGATCCTTGACCTTCCGGTCTTCGGTCTGATTGAACTGCTGCTGGGGAAAGGGCGTAAGCAGCAGTCTCAACCCTTCCATCTGAACCGGAGTGAGGATGCCCTTCATGAGTTTATAGTAATTATGGATGCTCAGCAGTTTTCCCTGGGAAACGTCTCCCAGATCCGGCCGGGTGGTCAGATAAACGGGCGGAGGGAATTCCGGTATAAAATGTTCAGGGATATCAAACTCCACATCGAATCGTTCCAGAGATCGCTGTTCCAGTTTCTGGATCTCATCGATCTGGTCCTTAGGAAATACCTGTCCTCCGGTTTCATGCTTGGCATGCGGAAGAGGCAGAAATCCCTCGGGAAAAAAGTCCTTTTGTCTAATTTCCGTCGGGGTCATGGCATTCAATTTTTCCCAGGTCATCCCTTCAGGAAGTTTTACCCGTACCCCCTTCTGAATAGGTTTTCGCTTTCCGGACATCATCACATCGGCGGGCCGGTCGCTCAGGTCATAACGTCTTTCCAAAAGCGTCTGTTGCCG is a window from the Deltaproteobacteria bacterium genome containing:
- a CDS encoding GYD domain-containing protein codes for the protein MKIYIMLSRLAPGSLESPNTLEDLEKKVMERIRSACPQVEWIHNFAVLGPYDYLDIFRAPDTETAFKVSTLVRTLGHARTEIWEATEWTKFKDLIRKLPGKQ
- the tpx gene encoding thiol peroxidase, which gives rise to MKERQGLITFQNSPLTLIGEPVVTGMPAPNVTLVTNDLETTTLDKDRGKVLIVATVPSLDTSVCSEETKRFNREAESLPGNVKLVVVSMDLPFAQQRWAKEYNATNITLLSDHKEASLGQGFGVLIKELRLLARAVFVIDASGKITYVELVKEMTDLPDYEAALSAARKSV
- a CDS encoding Mrp/NBP35 family ATP-binding protein → MVENDQNITQQGMHEQEERGIKQTLSMIKHKIVVMSGKGGVGKSSVAAYLSVALAKKGYKVGLLDVDLHGPSIPRLLGLKTGILAGSEADRVPAVQYLSNMWVVSIESLMGENRDIATIWRGPMKIGIIRQFIGEIDWQNLDYMIIDSPPGTGDEPLTVAQTVPDAKAIIVTTPQEISLADIRKSIDFCRQVNMEILGVVENMSGLICPHCGKMIELFKTKGGSQIAENENLTLLGTLPLEPEVITQADIGGVEFLNDRDLAFTRAFDKLVNAVVNRAERST
- a CDS encoding desulfoferrodoxin FeS4 iron-binding domain-containing protein, translated to MSEVKNVGEIYKCDICGNVVEVKEAGGGELVCCGEPMKLVT
- a CDS encoding NifU family protein, with product MKDEVESVLNEIRPSLQADGGDVKLVDIENNIVKVRLTGACAGCPMSEMTLKNVVEQHLKMRMPEISRVEAV
- a CDS encoding homocysteine S-methyltransferase family protein; this translates as MILERLKEKAVLGDGGAVFELERRGYMSAGPFVPEVAIQHPEALRQLQVDFARAGAQVLQALTYYAHEEKLRQLDMAWALEDINVAAVTIAREVADAYGCLVAGNLSNTWVYDPRDPSSHRKTREQFDRQLLYQLPHGVDFVIAETLEYLGEAKIALEAIKATGKPSMITLGFKSTDRTLEGVLLEEAFKELEDAGADILGTNCFRDPPRMMPLAKRIRETVSCFVATQPVAYRCTDERPFFQIQEIEGRPAFPLELDPFVLTRFEMAEYALEAQRSAINYIGGCCGTAPHHLRAMAEALGRAVPNSRYSPRMKLHPDNILKQTGGVQNASGDAQ
- a CDS encoding pyridoxamine 5'-phosphate oxidase family protein, which codes for MHQETLSKAVELANRLGHVFVATADAEGLPHVAAAGSLELISPDQVSVSSWFCPTTTDNIERNPRIALVIWDRENDVGYQLLGKTSLPRDTAIMDGFSPELEQKGAIPQVEWRLLVHVNNIIAFSHAPHSDKEE
- the amrS gene encoding AmmeMemoRadiSam system radical SAM enzyme, translating into MCKEAMLYETLENNDVHCFLCNHHCRIKDGDTGFCKVRKNIGGKLNTLAYGKVVAANSDPIEKKPLYHFLPGSLSFSIATMGCNFHCGFCQNWQISQIEEEGVSELPGRSFSPKQIVAEAQKAGCKSIAYTYTEPTIFFEYAYDTARLAKEAGLANVFVTNGFMTKQALETVSDHLDACNVDLKSFNNEFYKSVCQGRLKPVLDSIRTMKALGIWVEVTTLIIPEQNDSDEELRNIARFIAGVSIDIPWHISRFHPGYQYNDAYPTPAETLRKAYTMGKEAGLHFIYIGNLPGEEKDTACPHCRHTLIHRSGFVTLENRIRNSRCPECGEIVPGVF